In the genome of Streptomyces sp. V2I9, one region contains:
- a CDS encoding NB-ARC domain-containing protein produces MRGHEHSTNANDLSGTVHGFVVQTGSVHGGIHVSGPALREEVPPPWQLPPSVRLTDRTEELRALEAHRRRATEEGHPTLAMVSGLGGVGKTAVALSWLHTLRPHFPGGQLYADLGAQAPGGPADPGEVVARFLRALGVPAAQVPSALGERVALYRSLTTERRLVVLLDDAATAAQVRPLLPAGRCVTAVTSRRRMPGLSLDGGHVVHLGPLSTEAAVELLDTTLADGRVTAQPDQARALVALCAGLPLAVRIAGARLAARPRQGLTTMVRALSEEHERLEALAIEGDHDVRAALDLSYQGLPPAAARLYRLLGLHPGREFGVPLARTLLGGEAVEALEALHDANLLVDVADATGRERYRFHDLVRLHAAERAAQDAGGEERAGALLRIGYHYLANADRAEQVVEPGRAGLERGFTRDVGPEPITAEEFGPVDGRTEADTALDWLERELPNLMAVIRRARAMGAPELAWQLTDALWPLFPRRKVYREWIEAHDEGLLAAEEEGDGEAFCRMLTSGALGRLATGDPAAGLAMFERAAVAFEERGDALGYARTLNYRGLAHQRLGRLDGAAGLFARAADELPALGDLRAGALARFNLADVALARGRFADAADDAEASRLALEAAGDPYNAARAAGLTGRACVALGRLDRAERELSAALSALRAQSAGFEAARVLGSLAQLSERRGQPRQARQYYREALSLYASAGRSGAAEAVEAAARLDALEPADTEHPPPTPPGTGPLAADPGGAGA; encoded by the coding sequence ATGCGGGGGCACGAGCACAGCACCAACGCCAACGACCTGAGCGGGACGGTGCACGGCTTCGTGGTGCAGACGGGGAGCGTGCACGGCGGCATCCACGTCTCCGGTCCCGCCCTCCGGGAGGAGGTGCCGCCGCCCTGGCAGTTACCGCCGTCGGTGCGGCTCACCGACCGCACGGAGGAACTTCGGGCCCTGGAGGCACACCGGCGCCGGGCCACCGAGGAGGGGCATCCCACGTTGGCCATGGTGAGCGGACTGGGCGGGGTGGGGAAGACGGCGGTCGCGCTGAGCTGGCTGCACACGCTGCGCCCGCACTTTCCCGGCGGTCAGCTGTACGCCGACCTGGGCGCGCAGGCACCGGGCGGTCCCGCCGATCCCGGCGAGGTGGTGGCGCGCTTCCTGCGGGCTCTTGGTGTCCCCGCCGCCCAAGTGCCGTCGGCGCTGGGCGAACGGGTCGCCCTCTACCGGTCGTTGACCACCGAACGAAGACTCGTCGTGCTGCTGGACGACGCGGCGACCGCCGCCCAGGTCCGGCCGCTGCTCCCCGCCGGGCGGTGTGTGACGGCGGTGACGAGTCGTCGGCGGATGCCGGGGCTCAGCCTCGACGGGGGACACGTGGTTCACCTGGGCCCCCTGTCCACCGAGGCTGCGGTCGAACTGCTCGACACGACCCTCGCCGACGGCCGGGTCACCGCCCAGCCCGACCAGGCGCGAGCACTCGTCGCGCTCTGCGCGGGGCTGCCGCTCGCGGTGCGCATCGCCGGAGCGCGATTGGCGGCCCGCCCCCGGCAGGGGCTCACCACCATGGTCCGGGCACTGTCCGAGGAGCACGAGCGACTGGAGGCACTGGCCATAGAGGGGGACCACGACGTGCGGGCGGCCCTGGACCTCTCCTACCAGGGCCTGCCCCCCGCGGCGGCCCGTCTCTACCGGCTGCTGGGGCTCCACCCCGGCCGGGAGTTCGGTGTCCCGCTGGCGCGGACGCTGCTGGGCGGGGAAGCGGTCGAAGCCCTTGAGGCGCTGCACGACGCGAATCTGCTCGTCGATGTCGCGGACGCGACGGGCCGCGAACGGTACCGGTTCCACGACCTGGTGCGGCTGCACGCCGCCGAGCGGGCAGCACAGGACGCCGGCGGCGAGGAACGGGCCGGTGCGCTCCTCCGCATCGGCTACCACTACCTCGCCAACGCGGACCGGGCCGAGCAGGTCGTCGAGCCCGGGCGCGCCGGCCTGGAGCGGGGCTTCACGCGGGACGTCGGGCCCGAACCGATCACGGCGGAGGAGTTCGGCCCCGTCGACGGGCGGACGGAGGCCGATACGGCGCTGGACTGGCTGGAGCGGGAGCTGCCCAACCTGATGGCGGTGATCCGTCGGGCGCGGGCGATGGGCGCTCCGGAGCTCGCCTGGCAGCTGACCGACGCGTTGTGGCCGCTGTTCCCGCGTCGCAAGGTGTACCGCGAGTGGATCGAGGCCCACGATGAGGGGCTGCTGGCCGCCGAGGAGGAGGGGGACGGCGAGGCGTTCTGCCGGATGCTGACGTCCGGCGCCCTGGGAAGGCTCGCCACCGGCGACCCCGCAGCGGGGCTGGCCATGTTCGAACGGGCCGCCGTCGCCTTCGAGGAGCGCGGTGACGCCCTCGGGTACGCGCGGACGCTGAACTACCGCGGGCTGGCCCACCAGCGGCTCGGGCGACTGGACGGCGCGGCCGGGTTGTTCGCCCGCGCAGCCGACGAGCTGCCCGCCCTCGGCGACCTCCGGGCCGGTGCGCTGGCACGGTTCAATCTCGCCGATGTCGCGCTGGCGCGGGGGCGGTTCGCGGACGCGGCCGACGACGCCGAGGCCTCCCGCCTCGCCCTGGAGGCGGCCGGCGACCCGTACAACGCGGCACGGGCCGCCGGACTGACCGGCCGGGCCTGCGTGGCCCTGGGCAGGCTCGACCGGGCGGAGAGGGAGTTGTCGGCGGCCCTGTCCGCGCTGCGGGCGCAGTCCGCCGGGTTCGAGGCGGCCCGCGTACTCGGAAGCCTGGCCCAGCTGTCCGAGCGGCGCGGGCAGCCACGACAGGCCCGGCAGTACTACCGGGAGGCGCTGTCCCTGTACGCGTCGGCCGGCCGGTCCGGAGCGGCGGAGGCGGTCGAAGCGGCGGCTCGGCTCGATGCGCTGGAGCCCGCGGACACGGAGCATCCGCCCCCCACGCCGCCGGGAACGGGGCCCTTGGCGGCGGACCCTGGCGGGGCGGGGGCGTAA
- a CDS encoding lytic transglycosylase domain-containing protein, translating to MSSGGPSSSAKAAMGAMGGLGCLASPAVLLGTVVVVIILGGLGVLLYPLIVLIQLFGGGGTEPAVEAKKVVEVFQGDGKGELDPAQVPADLLESIKAAGALCEAIGPVVVAAQLDRESGFDPNKVGPEGEEGISQLSPAVFTQYGEDDDDNGKVSAFDAADSIMAQGRHLCALAGEVQGLVDSGQAIGSVLDLTLAAYNTDVEAVRQAGGIPAVNRTTGYVVSIRAMFAKYEGIGAPPPSFAPTSPPRTPTPTPSSPDPTPPPDPTPSPNASP from the coding sequence ATGAGTTCCGGGGGCCCCAGCAGCTCCGCGAAGGCCGCCATGGGCGCGATGGGCGGCCTCGGCTGCCTGGCCTCGCCGGCCGTACTCCTCGGCACGGTGGTCGTCGTGATCATCCTCGGCGGGCTCGGCGTGCTTCTGTATCCGCTCATCGTCCTCATCCAGCTGTTCGGAGGCGGCGGCACGGAACCGGCCGTCGAGGCCAAGAAGGTCGTGGAGGTGTTCCAGGGGGACGGGAAGGGCGAACTCGACCCCGCTCAGGTGCCCGCCGACCTGCTGGAGTCCATCAAGGCGGCGGGCGCGCTCTGCGAGGCGATCGGTCCGGTGGTGGTCGCCGCCCAACTGGATCGCGAGTCCGGCTTCGATCCGAACAAGGTCGGCCCCGAGGGGGAGGAGGGAATCTCGCAGCTCTCCCCGGCGGTGTTCACGCAGTACGGCGAGGACGACGACGACAACGGCAAGGTCTCCGCGTTCGACGCGGCCGACTCGATCATGGCGCAGGGCCGCCACCTCTGCGCGCTGGCCGGAGAGGTCCAGGGCCTCGTGGACAGCGGTCAGGCCATCGGCTCCGTGCTGGACCTGACACTCGCGGCCTACAACACGGACGTGGAAGCCGTACGCCAGGCCGGCGGCATCCCCGCCGTCAACCGGACCACGGGCTACGTCGTGTCCATCCGGGCGATGTTCGCAAAGTACGAGGGAATCGGCGCCCCGCCCCCGTCCTTCGCCCCCACCTCCCCTCCCCGGACCCCGACACCGACACCGTCCTCACCGGACCCGACACCCCCACCGGATCCGACGCCCTCACCGAACGCTTCCCCGTGA
- the ligD gene encoding non-homologous end-joining DNA ligase: MTPITEVEGRRISLSNLDKVLYPATGTTKGEVLHYYAAIAGGVILPHLRDRPVSFLRYPDGPGGQLFFTKNPPPGTPAWVATTPVPRSEDQAARQVVVGDLASLMWAANLVVEFHTPQWRTAAPGVADRLVLDLDPGSPATVVECCAVALWLRERLAADGLTAYGKTSGSKGLHLLAPLAPTPSEEASAYAKRLAREVEEALPELALHRMKRALRPGKVFVDFSQNAASKTTATPYTLRARPEPTVSAPVTWDEIAACREAGTLEFRAEDMAGRLERYGDLLAPLNDPEQARPLPG, translated from the coding sequence ATGACGCCGATCACCGAGGTGGAGGGGCGACGCATCTCGCTCAGCAACCTCGACAAGGTGCTGTATCCGGCCACCGGGACGACCAAGGGCGAAGTCCTGCACTACTACGCGGCCATCGCGGGCGGTGTGATCCTGCCCCATCTGCGCGACCGCCCCGTCTCCTTCCTGCGCTATCCGGACGGGCCGGGCGGCCAGCTCTTCTTCACCAAGAATCCGCCGCCCGGTACGCCCGCCTGGGTGGCCACCACCCCGGTCCCCCGGAGCGAGGACCAGGCCGCCCGGCAGGTGGTCGTGGGAGATCTGGCCTCGCTGATGTGGGCGGCCAACCTGGTGGTGGAGTTCCACACCCCGCAGTGGCGCACCGCCGCGCCGGGCGTCGCCGACCGGCTGGTCCTCGACCTGGACCCCGGCTCCCCCGCGACCGTCGTCGAGTGCTGCGCGGTGGCGCTCTGGCTGCGGGAGCGCCTCGCGGCCGACGGGCTGACGGCGTACGGGAAGACGTCCGGGTCCAAGGGGCTGCACCTGCTGGCCCCGCTGGCGCCCACCCCGAGCGAGGAGGCGTCCGCGTACGCGAAACGGCTCGCCCGGGAGGTGGAGGAGGCCCTTCCGGAGCTGGCCCTGCACCGGATGAAGCGCGCCCTGCGGCCCGGCAAGGTGTTCGTCGACTTCAGCCAGAACGCCGCGTCGAAGACGACCGCCACGCCCTACACCCTGCGCGCCCGCCCCGAGCCCACCGTGTCCGCCCCGGTGACCTGGGACGAGATCGCGGCATGCCGCGAGGCCGGGACGCTGGAGTTCCGGGCCGAGGACATGGCCGGGCGGCTGGAGCGGTACGGCGATCTGCTCGCCCCGCTGAACGACCCGGAGCAGGCGCGTCCGCTGCCGGGGTGA
- a CDS encoding sigma-70 family RNA polymerase sigma factor: protein MQWSLMGSSESRDTGGGTLRVLYEEQAGPLYTYVLRLVGGDRHRAEDIIQETLLRCWSKQDLSVGAATLRPWLFRVARNLVIDGHRRRLARPCEIDGSNWLREMSADADEIENVLRSVVVGEAFKALSEAHRDVLYETYFVGRSTQEAATALGIPPGTVKSRAYYALRALRLALEERGVVTAAVPQPAASSAASV from the coding sequence ATGCAATGGTCTTTGATGGGGTCGAGCGAGTCGCGGGACACCGGGGGAGGTACCCTGCGCGTCCTGTACGAGGAGCAGGCCGGACCGCTCTACACCTACGTCCTGCGCCTGGTGGGCGGCGACCGCCACCGGGCCGAGGACATCATCCAGGAGACGCTGCTGCGCTGCTGGAGCAAGCAGGACCTGAGCGTGGGGGCGGCGACGCTGCGGCCATGGCTCTTCAGGGTGGCCCGCAACCTGGTCATCGACGGCCACCGCCGCCGCCTCGCCCGCCCGTGCGAGATCGACGGCAGCAACTGGCTGCGGGAGATGTCGGCGGACGCGGACGAGATCGAGAACGTCCTCCGGTCGGTCGTGGTCGGCGAGGCGTTCAAGGCGCTGTCCGAGGCGCACCGCGACGTGCTCTACGAGACGTACTTCGTCGGCAGGTCCACCCAGGAGGCCGCCACGGCCCTGGGCATCCCCCCCGGCACGGTCAAGTCCCGCGCCTACTACGCCCTGCGCGCCCTGCGCCTGGCCCTGGAGGAGCGCGGGGTCGTCACGGCGGCCGTGCCGCAGCCGGCCGCCTCGTCCGCGGCGAGCGTCTGA
- a CDS encoding BTAD domain-containing putative transcriptional regulator has product MDLLALGPLELWHGDQQHTLGSVKHRCVLAVLVHARGEPVGVDTLMERVWGDEPPPKGLATLQTYLSKLRRNLDDAVGPLVRVDLVQPRSYRLWMRDRNDLDLNRFRRFRSEAAVAATEGRTDWAVGLLRTAESMWRGEPLTESPGEWAASVRARLVEDHRHVREERIRLELELGRHADLIGELRELVVENPLSEGVVGSLMLALHRSGRHSEALELYRMTHARLRKGLGLEPGPGLRALHQRILEQDRGLAGPRTEAVTLGSPSPAPPAPAPPIPSAAPPAQPPSGPAGRNNLPRDTRDFTGRSEELALLRQAVSDADGYALPLVVLHGMPGIGKTALAVHAAHRLAGDYPAGHLYVDLHGFSGRRPVDPAEALALLLRAAGTGAALPDTLDGRAAAWREWTAHNRVLVVLDNVRDSAQVRPLLPGSAGCLAIVTSRNRLSTLDGAVSVPVGPLSAREAAALFSRIAGPARTARDPEALELLVDACGRHPLATTLLAGRFRHREIWDLRHLLERLAQSSDPLDGLDEEVFVSAFRFSYAELTADTRRLLRLLALHPGPDVTAAAAAALSGSEPGHSGTGDVQRDIEELLDGHLLTEPSLGRYQLHDLTRAFALRMCTLEEPEATRRDAVGRLLGYCVGSAYRAHSHTQPRRRALEPEPMSAYATEFGDAREATAWLSAERANLMAAARTAAAEHPEYAALFPHALAPSLRIWGSWDITNELYGEAVEALRHRGDPLLLAQTLVEAAEVLAQSGPGEALSCAGEALALFQDLKDLAGCADSSLQASRAHLAAGHTGPALRMVSRALALYRDLGDRHGEADCLNVEGAALYYEGRYDEALGRARMTLRIHEDTGDLLGQIRAHNNIGDVYQLQGHIERAREHLERSKVLARLHSGEREMAILDTNLGAVYQAMGDTPRALAGFRRALESHRARGDALGEANALISLGAARAANGDGEGALLHFTRAAEVARRIDSAYERARALLGMADVHRSAGRPAPATDAYRQALLLSEHTGSRPAAARALEGLARLAAAGQHGEPAQQYARRAEELYRSLGSDAEAEQMRRLQPGRTRRTGA; this is encoded by the coding sequence ATGGACCTTCTTGCTCTGGGACCTCTGGAACTATGGCACGGAGACCAGCAGCACACGCTCGGTTCGGTGAAACACCGCTGTGTGCTCGCCGTCCTGGTCCACGCGCGCGGAGAACCGGTCGGCGTGGACACGCTGATGGAGCGGGTCTGGGGTGACGAGCCGCCTCCCAAAGGGCTTGCCACGCTCCAGACCTACCTCTCCAAACTGCGGCGGAATCTGGACGACGCCGTCGGCCCACTGGTCCGGGTGGACCTCGTGCAGCCCCGCTCGTACCGCTTGTGGATGCGCGATCGGAACGATCTGGATCTGAACCGTTTCCGGCGGTTCCGCTCCGAGGCTGCCGTGGCAGCGACGGAGGGCCGGACGGACTGGGCGGTCGGGCTGCTGCGAACCGCCGAGAGCATGTGGCGGGGCGAACCGTTGACGGAGAGTCCCGGCGAGTGGGCGGCTTCGGTGCGCGCCCGTCTCGTGGAGGACCACCGCCACGTCCGGGAGGAACGCATCCGGCTGGAGCTGGAGTTGGGACGGCACGCCGATCTCATCGGCGAGCTGCGGGAGCTGGTGGTGGAGAACCCCCTGTCGGAAGGGGTGGTCGGCTCCCTGATGCTGGCGCTCCACCGCAGCGGCCGGCACAGCGAGGCTCTGGAGCTCTACCGCATGACCCATGCCCGCCTGCGGAAAGGGCTGGGTCTGGAGCCGGGGCCCGGCCTGCGCGCGCTCCACCAGCGGATCCTGGAACAGGACCGGGGGCTGGCCGGGCCCCGGACGGAAGCCGTCACCCTCGGCTCCCCCTCCCCCGCCCCGCCCGCGCCCGCTCCTCCGATACCGAGTGCCGCCCCGCCCGCGCAGCCCCCGTCCGGCCCTGCGGGCCGCAACAACCTTCCCCGCGACACCCGCGACTTCACCGGCCGGAGTGAGGAGTTGGCGCTTCTGCGGCAGGCGGTCTCCGACGCCGACGGGTACGCGCTGCCGCTGGTCGTCCTGCACGGGATGCCCGGCATCGGCAAGACCGCGCTGGCGGTCCACGCCGCGCACCGGCTGGCCGGGGACTACCCGGCCGGTCATCTGTACGTCGATCTGCACGGGTTCAGCGGGCGGCGGCCCGTCGACCCGGCCGAGGCGCTGGCCCTCCTGCTGCGGGCCGCCGGGACCGGGGCCGCTCTGCCGGACACGCTCGACGGGCGAGCCGCCGCGTGGCGCGAGTGGACCGCGCACAACCGGGTGCTGGTGGTGCTCGACAACGTCCGGGACTCTGCCCAGGTGCGCCCGCTGCTGCCCGGATCGGCCGGATGCCTGGCGATCGTGACCAGCCGCAACCGGCTCTCCACGCTGGACGGAGCGGTTTCCGTGCCGGTGGGCCCGCTGTCGGCACGGGAGGCCGCGGCCCTGTTCAGCCGGATCGCCGGCCCCGCCCGGACCGCCCGCGATCCGGAGGCGCTGGAGCTGCTGGTGGACGCCTGCGGCCGACATCCGCTGGCCACGACGCTGCTCGCGGGGCGATTCCGGCACCGGGAGATCTGGGATCTGCGCCACCTTCTGGAACGCCTCGCGCAGTCGAGCGACCCCCTGGACGGGCTCGACGAGGAGGTGTTCGTCTCGGCGTTCCGCTTCTCGTACGCGGAGCTGACGGCCGACACCCGCCGCCTGCTGCGTCTGCTCGCGCTGCACCCCGGACCCGACGTCACGGCGGCGGCCGCGGCGGCCCTGTCGGGAAGCGAGCCGGGACACAGCGGCACCGGGGACGTACAGCGCGACATCGAAGAGCTCCTGGACGGCCATCTGCTGACCGAGCCGTCCCTCGGCCGCTACCAACTGCACGACCTCACACGGGCGTTCGCGCTCCGCATGTGCACCCTGGAAGAGCCGGAGGCCACCCGCCGCGATGCCGTCGGCAGGCTCCTGGGGTACTGCGTCGGCTCGGCGTACCGGGCCCACAGCCACACCCAGCCGCGCCGGAGGGCCTTGGAACCCGAGCCGATGTCGGCGTATGCCACCGAGTTCGGCGACGCGCGGGAGGCGACCGCCTGGCTGAGCGCCGAGCGGGCCAACCTGATGGCGGCCGCCCGCACCGCGGCGGCGGAGCATCCGGAGTACGCGGCGCTCTTCCCGCACGCACTCGCCCCCTCGCTCAGGATCTGGGGGAGCTGGGACATCACCAACGAGTTGTACGGGGAGGCGGTGGAGGCCCTGCGCCACCGGGGCGACCCCCTCCTGCTGGCGCAGACGCTGGTGGAGGCGGCGGAGGTGCTGGCGCAGTCCGGGCCGGGCGAGGCGCTGAGCTGCGCGGGCGAGGCGCTGGCGCTGTTCCAGGACCTCAAGGACCTCGCGGGGTGCGCCGACAGCTCGCTCCAGGCCAGCCGCGCTCACCTGGCCGCCGGTCATACCGGCCCGGCGCTGCGCATGGTGAGCCGGGCGCTGGCGCTCTACCGCGATCTGGGCGACCGGCACGGCGAGGCGGACTGCCTCAACGTCGAGGGGGCGGCGCTGTACTACGAGGGCCGGTACGACGAGGCGCTCGGCCGGGCACGTATGACGCTGCGCATCCACGAGGACACGGGGGACCTGCTGGGACAGATCCGCGCCCACAACAACATCGGCGACGTCTACCAGCTCCAGGGCCACATCGAGCGTGCCCGCGAGCATCTCGAACGGTCGAAGGTGCTGGCCCGCCTGCACAGCGGGGAGCGCGAAATGGCCATACTGGATACGAATCTGGGCGCTGTGTACCAGGCCATGGGGGACACGCCGCGGGCGCTGGCGGGGTTCCGGCGGGCGCTGGAGAGCCACCGCGCCCGAGGGGACGCGCTGGGTGAGGCGAACGCCCTGATCAGCCTGGGCGCAGCCCGGGCCGCGAACGGTGACGGCGAGGGCGCCCTGCTGCACTTCACGCGGGCGGCGGAGGTCGCGCGGAGGATCGACAGCGCCTATGAGCGCGCCCGGGCCCTGCTGGGCATGGCCGACGTGCACCGGTCGGCGGGGCGGCCGGCCCCGGCCACGGATGCCTACCGGCAGGCACTTCTGCTCTCCGAGCACACGGGCTCCCGCCCTGCGGCGGCTCGGGCACTGGAAGGGCTCGCGCGGCTGGCAGCGGCCGGGCAGCACGGCGAACCGGCCCAGCAGTACGCCAGGCGGGCGGAGGAGCTGTACCGAAGCCTGGGCAGCGACGCCGAGGCCGAGCAGATGCGACGCCTCCAGCCGGGGAGAACGAGAAGGACCGGCGCCTGA
- a CDS encoding Ku protein: MRSIWNGAISFGLVSIPIKLVNATENHAIHFRQIHLADGGRIRYRKVCELDEEEVSGGEIGKAYEDADGTMIPITDEDLAQLPLPTAKTIEIVAFVPADQIDPLQMDAAYYLSADGVPAAKPYTLLREALKRSNKVAVAKYALRGRERLGMLRVVDDVIAMHGLLWPDEIRAPEGVAPEGDVTVRDAELDLADALMDTLGEVDMDSLHDDYREAVEELVAAKASGEDVRPAASGETGGGKVIDLIAALENSVRAAKKSRGEDGEAEADDDGEDEDGTDDGDMAEVHPIKKTASRTSGKSSGKTSGKAAKKTTHRTPTGKTVTRSGDSTAKKSAPKSTGARKSTSTAKKSATSGGSGASGGSGRRSGTKKAAAKKSTSSSGGTAKKTASSRKRASA, translated from the coding sequence GTGAGGTCCATCTGGAACGGCGCGATCTCCTTCGGGCTGGTCAGCATCCCGATCAAGCTGGTCAACGCCACCGAGAACCACGCGATCCACTTCCGGCAGATCCACCTCGCCGACGGTGGCCGGATCCGGTACCGCAAGGTCTGCGAACTGGACGAGGAAGAGGTCTCCGGCGGCGAGATCGGCAAAGCGTACGAGGACGCCGACGGCACGATGATCCCGATCACCGACGAGGACCTGGCCCAGCTCCCGCTGCCCACGGCGAAGACGATCGAGATCGTCGCCTTCGTGCCCGCCGACCAGATCGATCCGCTCCAGATGGACGCGGCGTACTACCTCTCCGCCGACGGCGTCCCCGCCGCCAAGCCGTACACCCTGCTCCGCGAGGCCCTCAAGCGCAGCAACAAGGTCGCCGTCGCCAAGTACGCCCTGCGCGGCCGCGAACGGCTCGGCATGCTGCGCGTGGTGGACGATGTGATCGCCATGCACGGCCTCCTCTGGCCGGACGAGATCCGCGCCCCCGAGGGTGTGGCCCCGGAGGGTGACGTCACGGTCCGCGACGCCGAACTCGACCTGGCGGACGCCCTGATGGACACCCTCGGCGAGGTCGACATGGACAGCCTCCACGACGACTACCGGGAGGCGGTGGAAGAGCTCGTCGCCGCGAAGGCGTCCGGCGAGGACGTGCGCCCGGCCGCGTCCGGTGAGACCGGCGGCGGCAAGGTCATCGACCTGATCGCGGCCCTGGAGAACAGTGTGCGGGCGGCCAAGAAGTCCCGGGGCGAGGACGGCGAGGCCGAGGCGGACGACGACGGCGAGGACGAAGACGGCACGGACGACGGGGACATGGCGGAGGTCCACCCCATCAAGAAGACCGCGTCGAGGACCTCCGGGAAGTCGTCGGGGAAGACGTCCGGGAAGGCCGCGAAGAAGACCACGCACCGCACCCCGACCGGGAAGACGGTCACCCGCTCCGGAGACTCCACGGCGAAGAAGTCCGCGCCCAAGTCCACGGGGGCGAGGAAGTCCACGTCGACGGCGAAGAAGTCCGCCACAAGCGGAGGCAGTGGCGCAAGCGGCGGGAGCGGGAGGCGGTCGGGCACGAAGAAGGCGGCGGCGAAGAAGAGCACGTCGTCGAGCGGCGGCACGGCGAAGAAGACGGCCTCCTCCCGTAAACGCGCCTCGGCCTGA
- a CDS encoding serine/threonine-protein kinase, translating into MSEEAPTGRVIDGRFTLVERLGSGGMGMVWRARDEALHRDVALKEVRPPDPALAEYDPEGARTLRARVLREARALARVDHPNVVTVHHIVDPGEDGYPWIVMELVAGSSLHDRLATGPLEPADAAELGRGILSALRAAHACGIQHRDVKPANVLLRPDGRPVLTDFGIAAIRESTSLTMTGALIGSPDYIAPERIRGTEGDPSSDLWSLGMLLYVAVEGHHPLRRATTLATLAAVLDEEIPPPVRAGALAPVLKALLTRDVPARPDAEALDRLLAGAARGGPNTAPTPTEPVRERPASTGSVHAAPTQAPAAPPPGPGPASEPPSSPASDRIHPPPARPGGSSAPPTGPEDRVPTGYGFPPPASPFSAPASGGNPYQQPPGHPYTAPHEPGRRVERRAWRIGAVSSVVSAVVVAGTILWTTDPFSSRSSDSDDRPRDRASAPQVSAPAPDPAADDSGAAAPSEGAGGSGGEDAAETVDLLTPDGVRTAIEALKPLMGGTKVTGFTLFGEHASAEAPLKSNAALYDRFSYRDGRAKNDDMGGTLTSGSTTIDLDTVDWDVLPALLKTAEETLNVEKPESRYVIVDPASPFHEDRPVLRVYVSDSHGGAFLTAGLDGRVIERNPRPRG; encoded by the coding sequence ATGAGCGAAGAGGCCCCCACAGGACGGGTGATCGACGGTCGCTTCACGCTGGTGGAGCGGCTCGGCAGCGGTGGCATGGGCATGGTCTGGCGGGCCCGCGACGAGGCGCTCCACCGCGACGTCGCGCTCAAGGAGGTGCGGCCCCCGGACCCTGCCCTCGCGGAGTACGACCCCGAGGGCGCCCGCACCCTGCGCGCGCGGGTGCTGCGCGAGGCCCGAGCCCTGGCCCGTGTCGACCACCCCAACGTGGTGACCGTCCACCACATCGTGGACCCCGGCGAGGACGGCTACCCGTGGATCGTCATGGAGCTGGTGGCCGGCTCCTCCCTGCACGACCGGCTCGCCACCGGCCCCCTGGAACCCGCCGACGCCGCCGAACTGGGGCGCGGCATCCTCTCCGCCCTCCGCGCCGCCCACGCCTGCGGCATCCAGCACCGCGACGTCAAGCCCGCCAACGTCCTGCTGCGCCCCGACGGCCGCCCCGTCCTCACCGACTTCGGCATCGCCGCCATCCGCGAGTCGACCAGCCTCACCATGACGGGCGCCCTCATCGGCTCGCCCGACTACATAGCCCCCGAACGTATCCGGGGCACCGAGGGCGATCCGTCCTCCGACCTCTGGTCGCTCGGCATGCTGCTGTACGTCGCCGTCGAGGGCCACCACCCGCTGCGCCGGGCCACCACTCTGGCCACGCTGGCCGCCGTGCTCGACGAGGAGATCCCGCCGCCGGTACGGGCCGGGGCCCTCGCCCCGGTGCTGAAGGCCCTGCTCACGCGGGACGTCCCGGCCCGCCCCGACGCCGAAGCCCTCGACCGGCTGCTCGCCGGGGCCGCCCGAGGCGGCCCGAACACCGCCCCGACGCCCACGGAGCCCGTACGGGAACGGCCCGCGTCCACCGGTTCCGTGCACGCCGCCCCGACGCAGGCACCCGCCGCACCGCCGCCCGGTCCGGGTCCCGCGTCCGAGCCGCCTTCGTCACCCGCGTCCGACCGGATCCACCCGCCGCCCGCCCGGCCCGGCGGATCGTCCGCCCCGCCCACCGGGCCGGAGGACCGCGTCCCGACGGGCTACGGCTTTCCGCCGCCCGCGTCCCCCTTCTCCGCGCCCGCCTCCGGTGGCAACCCGTACCAGCAGCCCCCCGGTCACCCGTACACCGCCCCGCACGAGCCCGGCCGCCGCGTCGAGCGCCGGGCGTGGAGGATCGGCGCGGTCTCGTCCGTCGTCTCGGCCGTGGTGGTCGCGGGCACGATCCTCTGGACCACCGACCCGTTCTCCTCCCGGAGCTCCGACAGCGACGACCGCCCCCGCGACCGGGCGAGCGCGCCGCAGGTCTCCGCTCCCGCCCCGGACCCGGCGGCCGACGACTCCGGCGCCGCCGCCCCCTCCGAGGGCGCAGGCGGCTCCGGGGGCGAGGACGCCGCGGAGACCGTCGACCTGCTGACCCCGGACGGGGTGCGGACCGCGATCGAGGCGCTGAAGCCGCTCATGGGAGGAACGAAGGTCACCGGCTTCACCCTCTTCGGCGAACACGCCTCCGCCGAGGCGCCGTTGAAGTCCAACGCCGCGCTCTACGACCGCTTCAGCTACCGCGACGGCCGGGCGAAGAACGACGACATGGGCGGTACCCTGACGTCCGGCTCCACCACGATCGACCTCGACACCGTCGACTGGGACGTGCTGCCCGCCCTGCTGAAGACGGCCGAGGAGACCCTCAACGTCGAGAAGCCGGAGAGCCGTTATGTGATCGTGGACCCCGCCTCGCCCTTCCACGAGGACCGCCCGGTGCTGCGCGTGTACGTCTCCGACTCGCACGGCGGCGCCTTCCTCACCGCCGGGCTGGACGGCCGGGTCATCGAGAGGAACCCGCGCCCCCGGGGCTGA